In Haloarchaeobius litoreus, the following are encoded in one genomic region:
- a CDS encoding TetR/AcrR family transcriptional regulator — translation MGDTSRFAVAEDDTRAAIMRATYDALTSHGYANLTIQRIADEFEKSKSLLYHHYDGKDDLLVDFLRFMLEHWEAKAECREDQDPRTRLEGLLDRVAAVDLDEETAAFTAAMEELRGQAPHDAAYREQFTEHDRALRERFATIVETGIDDGVFHEADPERVAEFLLTTVNGIRIQRVTRDDTGGVAAARAELDEYLATRLYRGEA, via the coding sequence ATGGGCGACACCAGCCGGTTCGCCGTTGCCGAAGACGACACGCGGGCCGCCATCATGCGGGCCACGTACGACGCCCTGACGAGTCACGGCTACGCGAACCTGACGATCCAGCGGATCGCGGACGAGTTCGAGAAGTCGAAGTCCCTCCTCTACCACCACTACGACGGCAAGGACGACCTCCTCGTGGACTTCCTGCGGTTCATGCTGGAGCACTGGGAGGCGAAGGCCGAGTGCCGCGAAGACCAGGACCCGAGAACGCGTCTCGAAGGGTTGCTCGACCGGGTCGCCGCGGTCGACCTCGACGAGGAGACCGCGGCGTTCACGGCTGCGATGGAGGAACTGCGCGGGCAGGCCCCGCACGACGCGGCCTACCGGGAGCAGTTCACGGAGCACGACCGCGCGCTGCGTGAGCGGTTCGCGACCATCGTCGAGACGGGCATCGACGACGGCGTCTTCCACGAGGCCGACCCCGAGCGCGTCGCCGAGTTCCTGCTGACGACGGTCAACGGGATTCGCATCCAGCGGGTCACCCGGGACGACACCGGCGGCGTGGCGGCGGCGCGGGCCGAACTCGATGAGTACCTCGCCACGCGGCTCTACCGGGGTGAGGCCTGA
- a CDS encoding MATE family efflux transporter has product MGIFDVFRGQDELDLTSGGIGKPLFLLALPIVITNLLQTAYNLADTFWLAQLNETAVAAITFGFPMVFLLISLGMGLSVAGSVLVAQHTGADEEAEAEYAASQTVLFALVASALLGVVGYLTVDEVLWFLGARGDVLREATNYMEVIALGMPFMFGFFVFISLMRGYGDTVTPMIVMFGTVVLNVAIDPLFIFGWGPIPEGLGVQGAAIATVISRALATAVGLGILFQGKRGVEIHLSQMKPDLQFFRKMLNIGLPASVESTGRSISVNLMLVVVAIFTDTFVAAFGVGIRIFSVIFLPAIAVGQGVETMVGQNIGAGKRDRAERTAHTAAIAMFVILSAVALFVFAFTEPIVAPLSPNERATDIAVTFLRVVAPTFGFIGMMRAYNGTLRGSGKTMLSAAVSIMMLGVIRLPIAYVLSRSIEPFASWAPYATGQAGIWASFVVSNAAGALIALALIQQGSWRHGDVRGGPSPEASATDD; this is encoded by the coding sequence ATGGGCATCTTCGACGTGTTCCGCGGGCAGGACGAACTGGACCTCACCTCTGGCGGCATCGGCAAGCCGCTGTTCCTGCTCGCGCTGCCCATCGTCATCACGAACCTGCTCCAGACCGCGTACAACCTCGCGGACACGTTCTGGCTCGCGCAGCTGAACGAGACGGCGGTCGCGGCCATCACGTTCGGCTTCCCGATGGTGTTCCTGCTCATCTCGCTCGGGATGGGCCTCTCGGTGGCGGGCAGCGTCCTCGTCGCCCAGCACACCGGCGCTGATGAGGAGGCCGAGGCCGAGTACGCCGCCTCGCAGACGGTGCTGTTCGCGCTCGTCGCGTCGGCGCTGCTCGGCGTCGTCGGCTACCTCACGGTCGACGAGGTGCTGTGGTTCCTCGGTGCGCGGGGTGACGTGCTCCGGGAGGCGACGAACTACATGGAGGTGATCGCGCTCGGGATGCCGTTCATGTTCGGGTTCTTCGTGTTCATCTCGCTGATGCGGGGCTACGGCGACACGGTGACGCCGATGATCGTCATGTTCGGCACCGTCGTCCTCAACGTCGCCATCGACCCGCTGTTCATCTTCGGGTGGGGTCCCATCCCGGAGGGTCTGGGGGTGCAGGGGGCGGCCATCGCGACGGTCATCTCCCGGGCACTCGCGACCGCGGTGGGGCTCGGCATCCTCTTCCAGGGGAAACGCGGTGTCGAGATACACCTCTCGCAGATGAAGCCGGACCTGCAGTTCTTCCGGAAGATGCTGAACATCGGCCTCCCGGCGTCGGTCGAGAGCACCGGGCGCTCCATCTCGGTGAACCTGATGCTCGTCGTCGTCGCCATCTTCACCGACACGTTCGTCGCTGCCTTCGGCGTCGGCATCCGCATCTTCTCGGTCATCTTCCTGCCCGCCATCGCGGTCGGACAGGGCGTCGAGACGATGGTCGGCCAGAACATCGGGGCGGGCAAGCGCGACCGGGCCGAGCGCACCGCACACACCGCCGCCATCGCGATGTTCGTCATCCTCTCGGCGGTCGCACTGTTCGTGTTCGCGTTCACCGAGCCCATCGTCGCGCCGCTGTCGCCGAACGAGCGGGCGACCGACATCGCCGTCACCTTCCTCCGGGTCGTCGCGCCGACGTTCGGCTTCATCGGGATGATGCGCGCCTACAACGGCACGCTCCGCGGCTCGGGGAAGACGATGCTCTCCGCGGCGGTCTCCATCATGATGCTCGGCGTCATCCGGCTGCCCATCGCGTACGTGCTCTCGCGGTCCATCGAGCCGTTCGCCAGCTGGGCACCGTACGCGACGGGGCAGGCGGGCATCTGGGCCTCGTTCGTCGTCTCGAACGCGGCCGGGGCGCTCATCGCCCTCGCGCTCATCCAGCAGGGCTCCTGGCGGCACGGCGACGTGCGCGGCGGACCATCCCCCGAGGCCAGCG